In Pleuronectes platessa chromosome 5, fPlePla1.1, whole genome shotgun sequence, a single genomic region encodes these proteins:
- the mab21l1 gene encoding putative nucleotidyltransferase MAB21L1: MIAAQAKLVYHLNKYYNEKCHTRKAAISKSIREVCKVVSDVLKEVEVQEPRFISSLSEMDNRFEGLEVISPTEFEVVLYLNQMGVFNFVDDGSLPGCAVLKLSDGRKRSMSLWVEFITASGYLSARKIRSRFQTLVAQAVDKCSYRDVVKMVADTSEVKLRIRDRYVVIITPAFKCTGIWPRSAAHWPLPHIPWPGPNRVAEVKAEGFNLLSKECYSLNGKQSSAESDAWVLQFGEAENRLLMGGCRKKCLSVLKALRDRHLELPGQPLNNYHMKSLVSYECEKHPRESDWDENCLGDRLNGILLQLISCLQCRRCPHYFLPNLDLFQGKPHSGLENAAKQTWRLAREILTNPKSLEKL, translated from the coding sequence ATGATAGCCGCCCAGGCGAAGTTGGTGTACCACCTCAACAAATACTACAACGAGAAATGCCACACTCGAAAAGCGGCCATCTCCAAGTCCATCCGGGAGGTGTGCAAGGTGGTCTCGGATGTCctgaaggaggtggaggtgcaGGAGCCGCGCTTCATCAGCTCCCTCAGCGAGATGGATAACCGGTTCGAGGGACTGGAGGTCATCTCGCCCACCGAGTTCGAGGTGGTGCTCTATCTGAACCAGATGGGAGTATTCAACTTTGTGGACGACGGCTCTCTCCCGGGCTGCGCCGTGCTCAAGCTCAGCGACGGCCGCAAGAGGAGCATGTCTCTCTGGGTCGAGTTCATCACCGCCTCCGGTTACCTCTCGGCGCGCAAGATCCGCTCGAGATTTCAGACGCTGGTGGCGCAGGCGGTGGATAAATGCAGCTACAGAGATGTTGTCAAAATGGTCGCTGACACAAGTGAGGTGAAGTTGCGCATTCGGGACAGATACGTGGTGATAATCACGCCGGCGTTCAAGTGCACCGGGATCTGGCCTCGGAGCGCGGCGCACTGGCCTCTCCCGCACATCCCGTGGCCGGGGCCGAACCGGGTGGCCGAAGTCAAAGCGGAGGGATTCAACCTTTTATCCAAAGAGTGCTACTCGCTGAACGGCAAGCAGAGCTCGGCGGAGAGCGACGCTTGGGTCTTGCAATTCGGCGAGGCCGAGAACCGGCTCCTGATGGGCGGGTGCAGGAAGAAGTGCCTGTCGGTGCTGAAGGCTTTGCGCGACCGTCACCTGGAGCTGCCCGGACAGCCGCTGAACAACTACCACATGAAGAGTTTGGTTTCCTACGAGTGCGAGAAGCATCCCCGGGAGTCGGACTGGGACGAGAACTGCCTCGGCGACCGCCTGAACGGGATTCTATTGCAGCTTATTTCGTGTTTGCAGTGCCGAAGGTGCCCGCATTATTTCCTGCCTAATTTAGACCTGTTCCAGGGAAAGCCCCACTCTGGGCTCGAGAACGCCGCGAAACAGACTTGGCGCCTGGCGAGAGAAATACTGACCAACCCCAAAAGCTTGGAGAAACTCTGA